A genomic stretch from Pseudomonas alkylphenolica includes:
- a CDS encoding phosphatidylglycerophosphatase A family protein, with protein sequence MTDHPNQVPAENVPPSVWRNPWHFLAFGFGSGTLPKAPGTWGSLVALPFIPLWQMLPDWGYWLMLGLTMLFGFWLCGKVADDLRVHDHEGIVWDEMVGMWITLWLVPEGWQWLLAGFLMFRFFDILKPWPIRWVDRHVHGGVGIMLDDVLAGVFAWLGMQVLVWSVT encoded by the coding sequence GTGACCGATCACCCCAATCAGGTGCCTGCGGAGAACGTTCCGCCGTCGGTCTGGCGTAATCCGTGGCACTTTCTCGCATTCGGCTTCGGCTCCGGGACTTTGCCCAAAGCGCCGGGAACCTGGGGCTCGCTGGTAGCTTTGCCGTTTATCCCGTTGTGGCAGATGTTGCCCGACTGGGGCTATTGGCTGATGCTCGGCCTGACCATGCTGTTTGGCTTCTGGCTGTGTGGCAAGGTTGCCGATGACTTGCGTGTTCATGACCATGAAGGCATTGTCTGGGACGAGATGGTCGGCATGTGGATCACCCTGTGGTTGGTCCCCGAAGGCTGGCAATGGCTGTTGGCGGGCTTTCTGATGTTCCGCTTTTTCGACATCCTTAAACCCTGGCCAATTCGCTGGGTTGACCGCCATGTGCACGGCGGTGTCGGTATCATGCTTGACGATGTGCTGGCGGGCGTCTTCGCTTGGTTGGGTATGCAGGTGCTTGTATGGAGTGTCACTTAA
- a CDS encoding substrate-binding periplasmic protein, whose translation MRGWRVVLLILALVASSVHASETIEVPKQVRLASERWEDYTNADGTGIAWDILRKVFEPAGVKVEVLSVPYSRAIGLVKRGEADAWVGSYHEESTDNLYPRWNFDTDHIYALSLTSKPVPTPENLGQFKLSWVRGYDYQDYLPNVGEYREVQRREGILPMLERGRVDFYIDAQTEVDYVLGQAAAGERRRFRSTHIAELPLYLAFGKTDEARALKELFDQRMDKLVANGELREIFSHWSQPYPFDEKARLE comes from the coding sequence ATGCGTGGATGGCGAGTAGTCCTGTTGATCCTGGCGCTGGTCGCCAGCAGTGTTCACGCCAGCGAGACCATCGAAGTGCCCAAGCAAGTACGGTTGGCCAGTGAGCGTTGGGAGGATTACACCAACGCTGACGGTACGGGTATTGCCTGGGATATCCTGCGCAAGGTGTTCGAGCCTGCCGGTGTCAAGGTAGAGGTGCTCAGCGTGCCGTACAGCCGGGCAATTGGCCTGGTCAAACGCGGCGAAGCCGATGCCTGGGTCGGTTCCTATCACGAAGAAAGCACCGACAATCTCTACCCACGGTGGAATTTCGACACCGACCATATCTACGCCCTGAGCCTTACCAGCAAGCCTGTGCCGACCCCGGAGAACCTGGGGCAGTTCAAGCTTTCCTGGGTGCGCGGCTATGACTATCAGGACTACCTGCCCAATGTCGGCGAGTACCGGGAAGTGCAGCGTCGCGAAGGGATCTTGCCAATGCTCGAACGCGGGCGTGTGGATTTCTACATCGATGCGCAGACTGAAGTTGACTACGTTCTAGGCCAGGCTGCAGCGGGTGAGCGGCGCAGGTTTCGCAGCACGCACATTGCCGAACTGCCGCTGTATCTGGCCTTTGGCAAAACTGATGAGGCCCGGGCGCTCAAGGAACTGTTTGACCAGCGAATGGACAAACTGGTCGCCAATGGCGAGTTGCGTGAAATCTTCAGCCATTGGTCTCAGCCCTATCCGTTCGACGAGAAGGCGCGCCTGGAGTAG
- the ribA gene encoding GTP cyclohydrolase II: protein MPVVFVAASKLPTPFAIFTMHGFLDEATGREHVVLSLGDIADGQPVLGRLHSECLTGDALFSQRCDCGSQLEAALQAIAREGRGVLLYLRQEGRGIGLLNKIRAYELQDGGADTVEANERLGFAADQRDYGMCQPMLEHLGVKSLRLMTNNPRKVKALTGMGIPVAERVPLHTGHNPHNKHYLATKAGKLGHMMGNEHQGEAGRA, encoded by the coding sequence GTGCCCGTCGTCTTTGTTGCCGCTTCCAAGCTGCCTACCCCGTTTGCGATTTTCACCATGCATGGTTTTCTCGATGAAGCCACGGGCCGCGAGCACGTTGTGCTCAGCCTGGGTGATATCGCCGATGGGCAACCGGTGCTCGGACGCCTGCATTCCGAATGCCTGACCGGCGATGCTTTGTTCAGCCAGCGTTGCGACTGCGGTTCGCAGCTTGAGGCTGCCCTGCAGGCGATCGCCCGCGAAGGCCGTGGCGTACTGCTGTACCTGCGCCAGGAAGGCCGTGGCATTGGCCTGCTGAACAAGATCCGTGCTTACGAGCTGCAGGACGGTGGTGCCGACACGGTCGAGGCCAACGAGCGCCTGGGCTTTGCCGCCGATCAGCGTGACTATGGCATGTGCCAGCCGATGCTTGAGCACCTGGGGGTCAAGTCGCTGCGATTGATGACCAACAACCCGCGCAAGGTCAAGGCACTGACCGGCATGGGCATCCCGGTCGCCGAGCGTGTGCCGCTGCACACCGGTCATAACCCGCACAACAAACACTACCTGGCCACCAAGGCTGGCAAGCTCGGCCACATGATGGGCAACGAGCACCAAGGCGAGGCCGGTCGGGCGTGA
- a CDS encoding cobalamin-binding protein encodes MRGVLLLVLLALAAPLAAASRVVSLAPSLTEIVVELHATDLLVGMLDGGERPAALAQVPSVGRYGQIDMERLLSLKPDLLLLWPGSVPAAQRDQLTRLGIATYTADPHGIDELIEQIEAIGVQMGRAEQGRARAQQLREQFYKLRAQYHRQQPLRVFYQVWDKPLYTVGGGQIVSDALAVCGARNVFAELKVPAPQVNLESVLLRDPQVILASDQAQLDAWKAWPQVDAVRHGRLLLVPDKGLERPSGQMIEATARLCQVLDVKAPVSR; translated from the coding sequence ATGCGTGGCGTTCTGCTGCTGGTGTTGCTGGCACTGGCCGCGCCACTGGCAGCTGCTTCGCGGGTGGTCAGCCTGGCCCCCTCGCTGACGGAAATCGTTGTTGAACTGCATGCCACTGATTTGCTGGTGGGCATGCTCGACGGTGGCGAGCGGCCCGCGGCCTTGGCCCAGGTGCCTTCGGTCGGGCGCTACGGCCAGATCGACATGGAGCGGCTGCTCAGTCTCAAGCCTGATCTGTTACTGCTCTGGCCGGGCAGCGTTCCGGCGGCCCAGCGTGACCAGCTCACGCGTCTGGGTATCGCCACCTACACCGCCGACCCCCATGGCATTGATGAGCTGATCGAACAGATTGAGGCCATCGGTGTGCAAATGGGGCGCGCGGAGCAAGGGCGAGCGCGTGCGCAGCAGCTGCGTGAGCAATTTTACAAGCTCCGTGCGCAGTATCATCGTCAACAGCCGCTAAGGGTGTTCTACCAGGTGTGGGACAAACCTTTGTACACCGTCGGTGGCGGGCAGATCGTCAGTGATGCCCTGGCGGTGTGCGGCGCGCGTAATGTGTTCGCCGAGCTCAAGGTGCCTGCGCCACAGGTGAATCTGGAGTCGGTGCTGTTGCGCGATCCCCAGGTGATCCTCGCCAGCGACCAGGCCCAGCTCGACGCCTGGAAGGCCTGGCCGCAGGTCGATGCCGTGCGCCATGGGCGTTTGCTGCTGGTGCCGGACAAGGGCCTGGAACGGCCCAGCGGGCAGATGATCGAAGCGACGGCGCGGTTGTGTCAGGTGCTCGACGTTAAAGCGCCGGTGTCCAGGTGA
- a CDS encoding TonB-dependent receptor domain-containing protein, which yields MKLSPLTPLLLCLPTALLADPIDRDSALKLPDTLISANRQVEDRTQSSAANTVFTRNDIDRLQPTSVTDLLTRVPGVQVARTGGRGSVPGIYIRGSKTAQSLVLVDGVRIANATSGDSGLQFLNIDQIERVEVLRGSRSAVYGSDAIGGVIQIFTRRSAQEGLQPRLRLAAGSNQTWQRSLGLSGGDQDTRFNLGASLDESAGIDWSHTSYPSDGDHDAYRNKSFNLSLSHNFSDEVEAGLNLLDSRGRSEYDNPYGRFDMDTFQSFGQAPYTDYTVSSLGTYLGAQLNEHWYSRLEVGHSENRDKKRDKLSSDGSEFNTYRDSASWQNDLTLDEQNSLMLGADWYQDRVHGSTDFDEDSRWNRAAFIQHRFKGEWFSTELGLRRDQNQQFGGQNTWSGSLTLPVNPDNDLLLSYSEGFRAPTFNDLYYPQYSNPNLKPERSKSYELQWRSQLGADSRLETSIYRTDLRDAIIFGEGSIPRNVASARINGFEAALHQQWFGWQSNLGLALIDPRDRDSGHTLARRARRTLSLDLDRQFDQLGLGASWQAVSSSYDDEANSNSLGGYGLLGLRSSWTLNPEIKLDLKVDNLLDKAYSRALYTYEGSQYGYREEGRTWLLGITWTPAL from the coding sequence ATGAAGCTCTCCCCCCTTACCCCGCTCCTGCTCTGCCTGCCCACCGCCCTCCTCGCCGATCCCATCGACCGCGACAGCGCCCTGAAGCTGCCCGACACCCTGATCAGCGCTAACCGCCAGGTCGAGGACCGCACGCAATCCAGTGCCGCCAATACGGTGTTTACCCGTAACGACATCGATCGCCTGCAGCCTACCAGCGTCACCGACCTGCTGACCCGCGTACCGGGCGTACAGGTCGCACGTACCGGCGGACGTGGCAGCGTGCCCGGCATCTACATCCGCGGCAGCAAGACCGCACAAAGCCTGGTGCTGGTAGACGGCGTGCGCATTGCCAACGCCACTTCCGGTGACAGCGGTCTGCAGTTTTTGAATATCGACCAGATCGAGCGGGTGGAAGTACTGCGCGGTTCACGTTCGGCGGTCTACGGCAGCGACGCTATTGGCGGTGTCATCCAGATTTTCACCCGCCGCAGCGCCCAAGAGGGTCTGCAGCCACGCCTGCGCCTGGCCGCAGGCAGCAATCAGACCTGGCAACGCAGCCTTGGCCTTTCTGGTGGCGACCAGGATACCCGCTTCAATCTCGGTGCCAGCCTCGATGAAAGCGCCGGCATTGACTGGAGCCACACCTCCTACCCAAGCGATGGCGACCATGACGCCTATCGCAACAAGTCGTTCAACCTGAGCCTGAGCCACAACTTCAGTGACGAAGTAGAGGCCGGCCTCAACCTGCTCGACAGCCGCGGCCGTAGCGAGTACGACAACCCGTACGGTCGCTTCGACATGGACACCTTCCAGAGTTTCGGCCAAGCCCCCTACACCGACTACACCGTCAGTAGCCTGGGCACCTACCTGGGCGCACAACTCAACGAGCACTGGTATTCGCGTCTCGAAGTCGGCCATAGCGAAAACCGCGACAAGAAGCGCGACAAACTCAGCAGCGACGGCAGCGAGTTCAACACCTATCGCGATTCAGCCAGCTGGCAGAACGACCTGACGCTCGATGAGCAGAACAGCTTGATGCTCGGCGCCGACTGGTACCAGGACCGTGTTCACGGCAGCACCGATTTCGACGAGGATAGCCGCTGGAACCGCGCAGCCTTTATCCAGCACCGCTTCAAGGGGGAGTGGTTTTCCACCGAACTGGGCTTGCGTCGCGACCAGAACCAGCAATTCGGTGGGCAAAATACCTGGAGCGGCAGCCTGACCCTGCCGGTCAACCCGGATAACGACCTGCTGCTGTCCTACAGCGAAGGCTTCCGCGCCCCGACGTTCAACGACCTGTATTACCCGCAGTACAGCAACCCGAACCTCAAGCCTGAGCGTTCGAAAAGCTACGAACTGCAGTGGCGAAGCCAGCTCGGTGCAGACAGTCGCCTGGAAACCTCGATTTACCGTACGGACCTGCGCGATGCGATCATCTTTGGTGAAGGTTCGATCCCGCGCAACGTGGCCTCAGCCCGAATCAACGGCTTTGAAGCGGCCCTGCACCAACAATGGTTCGGCTGGCAGAGCAACCTCGGCCTGGCGCTGATTGACCCTCGCGATCGCGACAGCGGTCATACCCTGGCCCGCCGCGCTCGCCGCACCCTGAGCCTGGACCTTGATCGGCAGTTCGATCAACTGGGGCTGGGCGCTAGCTGGCAGGCGGTGAGCAGCAGTTACGACGATGAGGCCAACAGCAATAGCCTGGGCGGCTACGGCCTTCTCGGTCTACGCAGCAGCTGGACATTGAATCCTGAAATCAAGCTGGACCTGAAGGTCGACAACCTGCTGGACAAGGCCTATTCCCGCGCTCTGTATACCTACGAAGGTAGCCAGTACGGTTACCGCGAAGAAGGCCGCACCTGGCTGCTCGGTATCACCTGGACACCGGCGCTTTAA
- the dxs gene encoding 1-deoxy-D-xylulose-5-phosphate synthase: MPTTFQEIPRERPVTPLLDRADTPAGLRRLAEADLENLADELRQELLYTVGQTGGHFGAGLGVIELTIALHYVFDTPDDRLVWDVGHQAYPHKILTGRRQRMHTLRQKDGLAAFPRRAESEYDTFGVGHSSTSISAALGMAIAARLQNDPRKSIAVIGDGALTAGMAFEALNHAQEVDADMLVILNDNDMSISRNVGGLSNYLAKILSSRTYSSMREGSKKVLSRLPGAWEIARRTEEYAKGMLVPGTLFEELGWNYIGPIDGHDLPTLITTLRNMRDLKGPQFLHVVTKKGKGFAPAEVDPIGYHAITKLEPVDAPAAAPKKASGPKYSAVFGQWLCDMAAADERLVGITPAMKEGSDLVAFSERYPQRYFDVAIAEQHAVTLAAGMACEGAKPVVAIYSTFLQRAYDQLIHDVAVQNLDVLFAIDRAGLVGEDGPTHAGSFDLSFLRCIPGMLVMTPSDENELRKMLSTGHLYNGPAAVRYPRGSGPNATIENNLEPLEIGKGVVRRQGSKVALLVFGVQLTEALKVAENLDATVVDMRFVKPLDEALVREMAASHELLVTIEENAIMGGAGAAVSEFLAREALLKPVLHLGLPDVYVEHAKPAQMLAECGLDVAGIEASVRQRLQLLGL, translated from the coding sequence ATGCCCACGACGTTTCAAGAGATCCCCCGCGAACGCCCGGTCACGCCGCTGCTCGACCGTGCCGATACGCCTGCCGGCCTGCGCCGGCTGGCTGAAGCCGACCTGGAGAACCTGGCTGACGAACTGCGCCAGGAGCTGCTCTATACCGTTGGTCAGACCGGCGGGCATTTCGGTGCCGGCCTGGGCGTCATCGAGCTGACGATTGCCCTGCACTACGTTTTCGACACCCCGGACGACCGGCTGGTGTGGGACGTGGGTCACCAGGCCTATCCGCACAAGATCCTCACCGGTCGCCGACAGCGCATGCACACCCTGCGCCAGAAGGACGGCCTGGCCGCCTTCCCGCGTCGCGCCGAGAGCGAGTACGACACCTTTGGCGTCGGTCACTCCAGCACCTCGATCAGCGCAGCGCTGGGCATGGCCATCGCCGCCCGCCTGCAGAACGATCCGCGCAAGTCCATCGCCGTGATCGGTGACGGCGCGCTGACTGCCGGCATGGCCTTCGAGGCGTTGAACCACGCCCAGGAAGTCGATGCCGACATGCTGGTGATCCTCAACGACAACGACATGTCGATCTCGCGCAATGTCGGCGGCCTGTCCAACTACCTGGCCAAGATTCTCTCCAGCCGCACCTATTCGAGCATGCGCGAGGGCAGCAAGAAGGTCCTCTCGCGCCTGCCTGGTGCCTGGGAAATCGCCCGCCGCACCGAAGAGTACGCCAAGGGCATGCTGGTGCCCGGCACCCTGTTCGAAGAGCTGGGCTGGAACTACATCGGGCCAATCGACGGTCACGACCTGCCAACCCTGATCACCACCCTGCGTAACATGCGCGACCTCAAAGGCCCGCAGTTCCTGCACGTAGTGACGAAAAAGGGCAAAGGCTTCGCCCCGGCGGAAGTCGACCCGATCGGTTACCACGCCATCACCAAGCTTGAGCCCGTCGATGCACCGGCTGCCGCGCCGAAAAAGGCTAGCGGTCCGAAGTACTCGGCAGTGTTCGGCCAGTGGCTGTGCGACATGGCCGCGGCTGACGAACGCCTGGTCGGCATCACCCCGGCGATGAAAGAAGGCTCTGATCTGGTGGCGTTCAGCGAGCGCTATCCGCAGCGTTACTTCGACGTGGCGATTGCCGAACAGCATGCCGTGACCCTCGCGGCCGGTATGGCCTGCGAAGGCGCCAAGCCGGTGGTGGCGATCTACTCGACGTTCCTGCAGCGCGCCTACGATCAGCTGATCCACGACGTTGCCGTGCAGAACCTCGACGTGCTGTTTGCCATCGACCGTGCCGGCCTGGTCGGCGAAGACGGCCCGACTCACGCCGGTAGCTTCGACCTGTCGTTCCTGCGCTGCATCCCCGGCATGCTGGTGATGACCCCGAGCGACGAGAACGAGCTGCGCAAGATGCTCAGCACCGGTCACCTGTACAACGGTCCGGCAGCGGTGCGCTACCCGCGCGGCAGCGGCCCGAACGCGACCATCGAGAACAACCTCGAGCCGCTGGAAATCGGCAAGGGCGTAGTTCGCCGCCAGGGTAGCAAAGTCGCCCTGCTGGTGTTTGGCGTGCAGCTGACAGAAGCGTTGAAGGTGGCTGAAAATCTTGATGCCACCGTCGTCGACATGCGCTTCGTCAAACCGCTGGATGAAGCACTGGTACGCGAAATGGCGGCCAGCCACGAGCTGCTGGTGACCATCGAAGAGAACGCCATCATGGGTGGCGCGGGTGCTGCGGTCAGCGAGTTCCTCGCCCGCGAAGCACTGCTCAAGCCGGTACTGCACCTGGGCCTGCCTGACGTCTATGTCGAGCATGCCAAACCTGCGCAGATGCTCGCCGAGTGCGGGCTGGATGTTGCCGGTATCGAGGCTTCGGTGCGTCAGCGCCTGCAACTGCTCGGCCTTTAG
- a CDS encoding polyprenyl synthetase family protein, translated as MIAHYQASCQARVDAALEQLFVAPSVELTRLYAAMRYSVMNGGKRVRPLLAYAACEALGAAPEQANGAACAVELIHAYSLVHDDLPAMDDDDLRRGQPTTHKAFDEACAILAGDGLQSLAFNALLDPRLSPQADSIRLAMVQTLALAAGPAGMVGGQAIDLGSVGLKLDQTALEFMHRHKTGALIEASVRLGALASARADQAQLNALQIYARAIGLAFQVQDDILDVESDTETLGKRQGADIARDKPTYPALLGLQAAKAYALELRDQALEALRPFDAAAEPLRELARYIVERRN; from the coding sequence ATGATTGCCCACTATCAGGCCAGCTGTCAGGCCCGGGTCGATGCGGCCCTCGAGCAGTTGTTTGTCGCCCCTTCGGTAGAACTCACCCGCCTCTACGCCGCCATGCGCTACAGCGTGATGAACGGCGGCAAGCGCGTGCGCCCGTTGCTCGCCTATGCCGCCTGCGAAGCCCTCGGCGCTGCCCCCGAGCAGGCCAATGGTGCCGCCTGCGCCGTCGAGCTGATCCATGCCTATTCACTGGTGCACGACGACCTGCCGGCCATGGACGATGACGACCTGCGCCGTGGTCAGCCGACCACCCACAAAGCCTTTGACGAAGCCTGCGCGATCCTCGCTGGCGATGGCTTGCAGAGCCTGGCATTCAACGCCCTGCTCGATCCGCGGCTGAGCCCGCAGGCGGACAGTATTCGCCTGGCCATGGTCCAGACCCTGGCCCTGGCCGCGGGCCCGGCCGGTATGGTCGGTGGCCAGGCCATCGACCTCGGTTCGGTGGGCCTCAAGCTTGATCAGACCGCGCTTGAATTCATGCACCGGCACAAGACCGGCGCCCTGATCGAAGCCAGCGTGCGCCTCGGCGCCCTGGCCAGTGCGCGTGCCGATCAAGCGCAGCTCAATGCCCTGCAGATCTACGCCCGGGCCATCGGCCTGGCGTTTCAGGTGCAGGACGATATTCTCGACGTCGAGAGCGACACCGAAACCCTCGGCAAACGCCAGGGTGCCGATATCGCCCGCGACAAACCGACCTACCCGGCCCTGCTCGGGCTGCAAGCCGCCAAGGCCTATGCCCTGGAACTGCGCGACCAGGCGCTGGAGGCCCTGCGGCCATTCGACGCAGCGGCTGAGCCGTTGCGCGAGTTGGCACGGTATATCGTTGAGCGCCGTAATTAA
- a CDS encoding exodeoxyribonuclease VII small subunit, with product MARKKASIDFEQSLADLQTLVERLENGELSLEDSLTAFEQGISLTRDCQAALVQAEQKVQVLLERDGELKAEPFDAEQAE from the coding sequence ATGGCCCGAAAAAAAGCCTCCATCGATTTCGAGCAATCCCTCGCCGACCTGCAAACCCTGGTCGAACGCCTGGAGAACGGTGAGCTGTCGCTGGAAGACTCGCTGACCGCGTTCGAACAAGGCATCAGCCTGACCCGCGACTGCCAGGCCGCGCTGGTCCAGGCCGAGCAGAAGGTCCAGGTGTTGCTGGAGCGCGATGGCGAACTGAAGGCCGAACCTTTCGACGCGGAACAGGCAGAATGA
- a CDS encoding MBOAT family O-acyltransferase: MSFLSIEFGLSFILFFVIYWSLCWSVRLQNVLLLAASYALVASFSLNSLYVLLGYSALVYLLGRLAERYPGRRFSYLLVLLLVVSCFYLFKYQEFFVAGVQGALASAGIDVSLPVLEVLLPIGLSFYTFHSVSYLVSINRREMPSASPMDLALYLAFFPSLIAGPVNRAAHMLPQIRPQTIRQVLEPQRALGLIALAVVKLFFCSAWLASEWVDPVFETPGGYSPEQILLSVYGYSFLIYFNFSGYTNLVTGIALLLGFRLPDNFDAPYAAHNLKEFWGRWHISLSLFIRDYVYIPLGGNRRGVWRGNLNMLLAMLISGLWHGASLNFIIWGALHGIGLALYKASTYILPQPMRWPGAGLAARLLTFHYVAFAWIFFRCASLDEAIDMLAGIGGLSLDGLFSATGLLLLASVLYVAVYPQLLALLRQLFTATTRLPWQFYPIPLGVFVSLVIFASQSGVPGFIYASF, from the coding sequence GTGAGCTTCCTTTCGATCGAGTTCGGCCTCAGTTTCATCCTGTTTTTCGTCATTTACTGGAGCTTGTGCTGGAGCGTTCGCCTGCAGAACGTGCTTCTGCTGGCGGCCAGTTATGCCCTGGTGGCCAGTTTCAGCCTCAACTCCCTGTACGTTCTGCTCGGCTACAGCGCCCTGGTGTACCTGCTCGGCCGGCTCGCTGAACGCTATCCGGGGCGGCGCTTCAGTTACCTGCTGGTGTTGCTGCTGGTAGTGAGCTGCTTCTACCTGTTCAAGTATCAGGAGTTCTTTGTTGCGGGCGTGCAGGGCGCGCTGGCCAGTGCCGGTATTGATGTGTCGCTGCCGGTGCTGGAAGTGCTGCTGCCGATCGGCTTGTCGTTTTACACCTTTCATTCGGTCAGCTACCTGGTGTCGATCAACCGGCGCGAGATGCCGTCAGCGAGTCCGATGGACCTGGCCCTGTACCTGGCATTCTTCCCCAGCCTGATCGCAGGCCCCGTCAACCGCGCCGCGCATATGTTGCCGCAGATCCGTCCGCAGACCATTCGCCAGGTGCTAGAGCCTCAGCGGGCCCTGGGCCTGATCGCGCTGGCGGTGGTCAAGCTGTTCTTCTGCAGCGCCTGGCTGGCCAGCGAATGGGTCGATCCGGTGTTCGAAACGCCGGGCGGTTACTCGCCGGAACAGATCCTGCTGAGCGTCTATGGCTACAGCTTCCTGATCTATTTCAACTTCAGCGGCTATACCAACCTGGTGACCGGCATTGCCCTGTTGCTGGGATTCCGTCTGCCCGACAACTTCGATGCGCCTTATGCCGCGCATAACCTCAAGGAATTCTGGGGCCGTTGGCACATCAGCCTGTCGCTGTTCATCCGTGACTACGTGTACATCCCGCTCGGCGGCAATCGCCGGGGTGTATGGCGCGGCAACCTGAACATGCTGCTGGCCATGCTGATTTCCGGTTTGTGGCATGGCGCGAGTCTCAATTTCATTATCTGGGGCGCACTGCACGGCATCGGCCTGGCCTTGTACAAGGCTTCGACCTACATCCTGCCGCAACCCATGCGCTGGCCCGGGGCGGGGTTGGCGGCGCGTCTGCTGACCTTCCACTACGTGGCCTTTGCCTGGATCTTTTTCCGCTGCGCGAGCCTCGATGAAGCCATCGACATGCTCGCCGGCATCGGCGGTTTGAGCCTCGACGGGCTGTTCTCGGCGACCGGCCTGCTGTTGCTGGCCAGTGTGCTGTACGTCGCGGTGTATCCGCAGTTGCTTGCACTGCTACGGCAGTTGTTTACCGCCACAACCCGCTTGCCCTGGCAGTTCTATCCGATTCCGCTCGGGGTGTTTGTGTCGTTGGTGATCTTTGCTTCGCAGTCGGGCGTGCCGGGGTTCATTTATGCAAGCTTCTAA
- a CDS encoding SGNH/GDSL hydrolase family protein gives MQASNSAQLLRVQVDAAKAFYAIALATALLFWLNQDSISLYCQQKYHQSCELPVLGQSPAWRLGGNLTQALGAARDSFVDSLAQSRTAIAKVETVELPAPIPVVPVNLEAAHTAPHAVASKALAVKVAAPATVVAPVKPAAAVAPSPSPSATVVSLAAGDEVFLVGDSLMQGVAPHLANTLRKRYQIKSVNLSRQSTGLAYPGFFNWPRTVAQTLQSSPNIRLMVIFLGPNDPWDMPQGKGKPFLRFKSPDWESAYRQRIDAILEQAREHQVQVIWVGPPNMQKPRLSSAMAYLSGLYQEQVGLHQQHYLSVNPVLGYKDDEFSYTLQDSQGKRVKTRVDDGIHFTITGQKLIAEQILSKIAFPGLTVTGH, from the coding sequence ATGCAAGCTTCTAATTCCGCTCAACTGCTGCGCGTGCAAGTGGATGCGGCGAAAGCCTTCTACGCGATTGCCCTGGCCACTGCGCTGCTGTTCTGGCTGAACCAGGATTCGATCAGCCTCTACTGCCAGCAGAAATACCATCAGAGCTGCGAGCTGCCGGTGCTTGGGCAAAGCCCGGCCTGGCGCTTGGGGGGCAATCTGACCCAGGCCCTGGGTGCGGCCCGTGACAGCTTTGTCGACAGCCTGGCGCAGAGCCGCACAGCGATAGCAAAGGTCGAAACCGTCGAGCTGCCTGCGCCCATTCCCGTGGTTCCGGTGAATCTGGAGGCAGCCCATACTGCACCACACGCTGTGGCGAGCAAAGCGCTGGCGGTCAAGGTGGCTGCTCCGGCGACGGTTGTGGCACCGGTCAAGCCAGCCGCAGCCGTTGCGCCAAGCCCGTCGCCGTCGGCCACCGTGGTCTCCCTGGCGGCGGGTGACGAGGTGTTTCTGGTGGGCGACTCATTGATGCAAGGCGTCGCGCCGCACCTGGCCAACACCCTTCGCAAGCGCTACCAGATCAAAAGCGTCAACCTCAGCCGGCAGAGTACCGGGCTGGCCTATCCGGGGTTTTTCAACTGGCCGCGAACGGTGGCGCAGACCCTGCAGAGCTCACCGAATATTCGCCTGATGGTGATCTTCCTCGGCCCCAACGATCCCTGGGACATGCCCCAGGGCAAGGGCAAGCCATTCCTGCGCTTCAAGTCGCCGGACTGGGAGAGTGCCTACCGCCAGCGCATCGATGCGATTCTCGAACAGGCCCGCGAGCATCAGGTACAGGTGATCTGGGTCGGCCCGCCGAACATGCAAAAGCCGCGGCTGTCGAGTGCCATGGCCTACCTCAGCGGCCTGTATCAGGAACAGGTCGGGCTGCACCAGCAACACTACCTCTCGGTCAATCCGGTGCTGGGTTACAAGGATGACGAATTCTCCTATACCTTGCAGGACAGCCAGGGCAAACGGGTCAAGACCCGGGTCGATGACGGCATTCATTTCACTATCACCGGGCAAAAGCTGATCGCCGAACAGATATTGTCGAAGATCGCATTCCCAGGCCTCACTGTAACGGGACACTGA